In the Burkholderia cenocepacia genome, one interval contains:
- a CDS encoding DEAD/DEAH box helicase gives MDVTATRPAARALDVFHPAVAAWFTRTFPAPTGAQALAWPHIKAGRSTLVAAPTGSGKTLTAFLCALDDLVRDALAHDGTLPDATLVVYVSPLKALSNDIHVNLDAPLAGIAESLAQLGLPVPAIRTAVRTGDTTQAERAALRKRAPHILVTTPESLYVLLSSTSGRQMLSNVRSVIVDEIHALASSKRGSHLALSLERLDALTGRTLPRIGLSATQKPIDAVARFLVGGPADAPRDCAIVDTGHTRERDLALELPNVPLEPVMATDVWEQVYDRIAGLAAAHRTTLVFVNTRRTAERMARHLADRLGKDAIAAHHGSLAKEHRFDAEQRLKRGELKLLVATASLELGIDIGDVDLVCQVGSPRGIAPFLQRVGRSGHHVGGVPKGRLFPLSRDELVECAALLDCVQRGELDALRIPEAPLDVLAQQIVAEVACAEWQEDALYASFTRAAPYARLARERFDEVMKMLAEGFTSRRGVRGAYLHRDVVGGTVRGRRNAMMTATTSGGTIPDMADYAVLLEPQGIQVGTVNEDFAIESLAGDVFQLGNQSYRIIRVETGRVRVEDAQGQSPGIPFWLGEGLGRSDELSAAVGRLRARLDGLFADGDRHARLDAAKHANVTEAGKTTTRGKSRKAAAETDAPPASPDNAPGGTALAPTEIRLAPALRWLVDDLRLSPDAARQIADYLARTRAALGALPTQDTLVMERFFDESGGTQLVIHSPYGSRINRAWGLALRKRFCRNFNFELQAAATDDAIILSLSLAHSFALDEVWRYLRSASAEHVLIQALLDAPMFGVRWRWNATTALALPRFTGGRRTAPQLQRMKSDDLLATVFPDQVACLENIVGEREIPHHPLVDQTLDDCLHDAMDTDGWLALLRRIESGAIELITRDLPAPSPLAAEILNAKPYAFLDDAPLEERRTQAVQSRRWSDPETADDLGALDADAIDAVRDEAWPLVRDADEMHDALLTLACVADDEAHAHAGWPERLAELAERRRATKLATPGGAALWVPVERLVCVRALHPDARATPALKVPAACAQPWEADAALVDVIRARLTGFGPLTLDAIAAPLGLPPASIATALAALEREGYVMRGRFTPGATTDEWCERHLLARIHRYTVKRLRREIEPVERADFMRFLFHWQHLTPDTRGTGRDALAAVVEQLEGYEAAASAWEDALLPARLIDYTAGGLDELCRSGKLVWTRIGAPARAAGTPVKTTPIVLLPRRHLSAWQALRDPDAQPALSARATQVRDALAAHGAMFFDALLDDLHMLPIELEQALGELVSAGLVNADSYAGLRALLKPAVKRSATYAPRTRRGSALIGGMDDAGRWALVQRQAPPDDDAPTPKRGPATTDPDALEHIVWTLLRRYGVVFWRLLEREADWLPSWRELVRVLQRLEARGEIRGGRFVAGLAGEQFALPEAIPILRELRRQPGDGQYVCVTGADPLNLAGTLLPGDKVPALTGNRVLFRDGVPVASLVSGTFHYALDLPPAAREEARLRLARSC, from the coding sequence ATGGACGTCACAGCTACCCGCCCTGCCGCCCGTGCGCTCGACGTGTTCCACCCGGCCGTCGCCGCGTGGTTCACACGCACGTTCCCCGCGCCGACCGGCGCGCAGGCGCTCGCGTGGCCGCACATCAAGGCCGGCCGCTCGACGCTCGTGGCCGCGCCGACCGGCTCCGGCAAGACGCTCACCGCATTCCTGTGCGCACTCGACGATCTGGTACGCGATGCGCTCGCGCACGACGGCACGCTGCCCGATGCGACGCTGGTCGTCTACGTGTCGCCGCTGAAGGCGCTGTCGAACGACATCCACGTGAACCTCGACGCGCCGCTCGCCGGCATCGCGGAATCGCTCGCGCAGCTCGGCCTGCCGGTGCCGGCGATCCGCACCGCGGTGCGCACCGGCGATACGACGCAGGCCGAGCGCGCCGCGCTGCGCAAGCGCGCGCCGCACATCCTCGTCACGACACCCGAATCGCTGTACGTGCTGCTGTCGTCCACGTCGGGGCGGCAGATGCTGTCGAACGTGCGCTCGGTCATCGTCGACGAAATCCATGCGCTGGCGTCGTCCAAGCGCGGCAGCCATCTCGCGCTGTCGCTCGAACGCCTCGACGCGCTGACCGGGCGCACGCTGCCGCGCATCGGGCTGTCGGCCACGCAAAAGCCGATCGACGCGGTCGCGCGCTTCCTCGTCGGCGGGCCGGCCGACGCGCCGCGCGATTGCGCGATCGTCGACACCGGCCACACGCGCGAGCGCGACCTCGCGCTCGAACTGCCGAACGTGCCGCTCGAACCGGTGATGGCGACCGACGTGTGGGAACAGGTGTACGACCGCATCGCCGGGCTCGCGGCCGCGCATCGCACGACGCTGGTGTTCGTCAACACGCGGCGTACCGCCGAGCGCATGGCGCGCCATCTCGCCGACCGGCTCGGCAAGGACGCGATCGCCGCACATCACGGCAGTCTCGCGAAAGAGCACCGCTTCGACGCCGAGCAGCGCCTGAAGCGCGGCGAACTGAAGCTGCTCGTCGCCACCGCGTCGCTTGAACTCGGCATCGACATCGGCGACGTCGATCTCGTCTGCCAGGTCGGCTCGCCGCGCGGCATCGCGCCGTTCCTGCAGCGTGTCGGCCGCTCGGGGCACCACGTCGGCGGCGTGCCGAAGGGGCGGCTCTTTCCGCTGTCGCGCGACGAGCTGGTCGAATGCGCGGCGCTGCTCGATTGCGTGCAGCGCGGCGAACTCGATGCGCTGCGGATTCCCGAGGCGCCGCTCGACGTGCTCGCGCAGCAGATCGTCGCCGAAGTCGCGTGCGCGGAATGGCAGGAGGACGCGCTGTATGCGAGCTTCACGCGCGCCGCGCCGTATGCCCGGCTCGCGCGCGAGCGCTTCGACGAAGTGATGAAGATGCTCGCCGAGGGGTTCACGAGCCGACGCGGCGTGCGCGGCGCGTACCTGCACCGCGACGTGGTGGGCGGCACCGTGCGCGGCCGTCGCAACGCGATGATGACCGCAACCACTTCCGGCGGCACGATCCCCGACATGGCCGACTACGCGGTGCTGCTCGAACCGCAGGGCATTCAGGTCGGCACCGTCAACGAGGATTTCGCGATCGAGAGCCTGGCCGGCGACGTGTTCCAGCTCGGCAACCAGTCGTACCGGATCATTCGCGTGGAAACGGGCCGCGTGCGCGTCGAGGATGCGCAGGGTCAATCGCCGGGCATTCCGTTCTGGCTCGGCGAGGGGCTGGGGCGCAGCGATGAACTGTCGGCGGCGGTCGGCCGGTTGCGTGCGCGACTCGACGGGCTGTTCGCGGACGGCGACCGGCATGCGCGGCTCGATGCGGCGAAGCACGCGAACGTCACCGAGGCCGGCAAGACGACCACCCGCGGCAAATCCCGAAAAGCGGCCGCCGAAACTGACGCGCCGCCCGCCTCGCCCGACAACGCGCCCGGCGGCACCGCGCTCGCCCCCACCGAAATCCGCCTCGCGCCCGCGTTGCGCTGGCTGGTCGACGATCTGCGCCTGTCGCCTGACGCCGCGCGCCAGATCGCCGACTACCTCGCCCGCACCCGCGCCGCGCTCGGCGCATTGCCGACGCAGGACACGCTCGTGATGGAGCGGTTCTTCGACGAATCGGGCGGCACGCAGCTCGTGATCCATTCGCCGTACGGCAGCCGCATCAACCGCGCATGGGGGCTCGCGCTGCGCAAGCGCTTCTGTCGCAACTTCAACTTCGAATTGCAGGCCGCTGCAACCGACGACGCGATCATCCTGTCGCTGTCGCTCGCGCACAGCTTCGCGCTCGACGAGGTGTGGCGCTACCTGCGTTCGGCCAGTGCCGAACACGTGCTGATCCAGGCGCTGCTCGATGCGCCGATGTTCGGCGTGCGCTGGCGCTGGAACGCGACCACCGCGCTCGCGCTGCCGCGTTTCACCGGCGGCCGGCGCACCGCACCGCAACTGCAGCGGATGAAGAGCGACGATCTGCTCGCGACGGTGTTTCCCGACCAGGTCGCGTGCCTCGAGAACATCGTCGGCGAACGCGAGATTCCGCATCACCCGCTCGTCGACCAGACGCTCGACGACTGCCTGCACGACGCGATGGACACCGACGGCTGGCTCGCGCTGCTGCGCCGGATCGAAAGCGGCGCGATCGAGCTCATCACGCGCGACTTGCCCGCGCCGTCGCCGCTCGCGGCCGAGATCCTGAATGCGAAGCCCTACGCGTTCCTCGACGATGCGCCGCTCGAGGAGCGCCGCACACAAGCCGTGCAGTCGCGCCGCTGGAGCGACCCTGAAACGGCCGACGATCTCGGCGCGCTCGACGCCGACGCGATCGATGCGGTACGCGACGAAGCGTGGCCGCTCGTGCGCGACGCCGACGAAATGCACGATGCGCTGCTCACCCTCGCCTGCGTCGCCGACGACGAGGCGCACGCGCACGCAGGCTGGCCCGAGCGACTCGCGGAACTCGCGGAACGCCGCCGCGCGACGAAACTCGCGACGCCGGGCGGCGCCGCGCTGTGGGTGCCGGTCGAGCGGCTCGTCTGCGTGCGTGCGCTGCATCCGGACGCCCGCGCGACACCCGCGCTCAAGGTGCCGGCCGCGTGCGCGCAGCCGTGGGAAGCCGATGCGGCGCTCGTCGACGTGATCCGCGCGCGGCTCACCGGCTTCGGGCCGCTCACGCTCGATGCGATCGCCGCGCCGCTCGGCCTGCCGCCCGCGTCGATCGCGACGGCGCTCGCCGCGCTGGAACGCGAAGGCTACGTGATGCGCGGCCGCTTCACGCCGGGCGCGACGACCGACGAATGGTGCGAACGCCATCTGCTCGCGCGCATTCATCGCTATACGGTGAAGCGGCTGCGCCGTGAGATCGAACCGGTCGAACGCGCCGATTTCATGCGCTTCCTGTTCCACTGGCAGCACCTGACACCCGATACGCGCGGCACCGGCCGCGACGCGCTGGCAGCCGTGGTCGAACAGCTCGAAGGCTACGAGGCTGCGGCGAGCGCGTGGGAAGACGCGCTGCTGCCCGCGCGGCTCATCGACTACACGGCGGGCGGCCTCGACGAGCTGTGCCGCTCGGGCAAGCTGGTGTGGACCCGCATCGGCGCGCCGGCGCGCGCGGCCGGCACACCCGTGAAGACGACGCCGATCGTGCTGCTGCCGCGCCGCCATCTTTCCGCATGGCAGGCGCTGCGCGATCCCGATGCGCAACCGGCACTGTCCGCGCGCGCCACGCAAGTGCGCGACGCGCTCGCCGCGCACGGCGCGATGTTCTTCGATGCACTGCTCGACGATCTGCACATGCTGCCCATCGAGCTCGAACAGGCGCTCGGCGAACTCGTGTCGGCCGGCCTCGTGAATGCGGACAGCTACGCGGGCCTGCGCGCGCTGCTGAAGCCGGCCGTCAAGCGCAGCGCGACCTATGCGCCACGCACGCGACGCGGCAGCGCGCTGATCGGCGGGATGGACGACGCAGGGCGCTGGGCGCTCGTGCAACGTCAGGCCCCGCCGGACGATGACGCGCCCACCCCGAAACGCGGCCCTGCCACGACCGATCCCGACGCGCTCGAACATATCGTGTGGACGCTGTTGCGCCGCTACGGCGTCGTGTTCTGGCGATTGCTCGAACGCGAAGCCGACTGGCTGCCGAGCTGGCGCGAACTCGTGCGCGTGCTGCAACGCCTCGAAGCACGCGGCGAGATTCGCGGCGGACGCTTCGTCGCCGGGCTCGCGGGCGAGCAATTCGCGCTGCCCGAGGCCATCCCGATCCTGCGCGAACTGCGGCGGCAACCGGGCGACGGACAATACGTATGCGTGACGGGCGCCGACCCATTGAATCTCGCCGGCACGCTGCTGCCCGGCGACAAGGTGCCGGCGCTGACCGGCAACCGCGTGCTGTTTCGCGATGGCGTGCCCGTCGCATCGCTGGTATCGGGTACGTTCCACTACGCGCTCGACCTGCCGCCCGCCGCGCGCGAGGAGGCACGTCTGCGGCTCGCGCGTTCCTGCTGA
- a CDS encoding metal-dependent hydrolase, whose translation MASHNAHHASGFAAGVAAAVLVAQTGATGPWHSGMLAAFAAGVAGGTAPDWLEVAWWSRKRRLWITHRTLTHWGIGWVALLALGWHGLIHHPHPLWAAPLFGFACGGVMHLLADWPNPLGVPWIWRRHSLNLWNSGHCDLIVVAAAWGGTLWLAQSLWSRAPLIEQWLGWLHRV comes from the coding sequence ATGGCATCACACAATGCACATCACGCGTCCGGCTTCGCAGCCGGCGTCGCCGCCGCCGTCCTCGTCGCGCAAACCGGCGCAACCGGTCCGTGGCACTCGGGCATGCTCGCCGCGTTCGCGGCGGGCGTCGCGGGCGGCACCGCGCCCGACTGGCTCGAAGTCGCCTGGTGGAGCCGCAAGCGCCGCCTGTGGATCACGCATCGCACCCTCACGCACTGGGGCATCGGCTGGGTCGCGCTGCTCGCGCTCGGCTGGCACGGGCTCATCCATCATCCGCATCCGCTGTGGGCCGCGCCGCTGTTCGGCTTCGCCTGCGGCGGCGTGATGCACCTGCTCGCCGACTGGCCGAATCCGCTCGGCGTACCGTGGATCTGGCGGCGCCATTCGCTGAACCTGTGGAACAGCGGGCATTGCGACCTGATCGTGGTGGCGGCCGCCTGGGGCGGCACGCTGTGGCTCGCGCAATCGCTGTGGTCGCGTGCGCCGCTGATCGAACAGTGGCTCGGCTGGCTGCATCGCGTCTAG
- the ggt gene encoding gamma-glutamyltransferase: protein MTTLNRFKSSAAVLATVAGIGFLPNAPAYAKGPQPAVLTSSAVAVADKYSADAAERIFKEGGNAIDAAVAIAFTLAVTYPEAGNIGGGGFMTIYKDGKPYFIDYRERAPLAATKDMYLDKDGNVVKGMSLYGPRAVGVPGTVAGMWEAQKRFGKLKWKQVLAPAIHYARDGFVVDEQLAQRGVDASKEFGGKTNFDKYFSGLKAGANFKQPDLADVLTRIANGGAEGFYKGKTAELIAASMKTGDGNGLITTEDLAQYRAVWRQPVQAKWNGYDVITAPPPSSGGIGLVQLLKMKADLKQDFEGIKLNSPQYIHLVAEIEKRVFADRAQYLGDPDFYKVPIAQLTDDAYIAKRAAEVNPKEPSDTKSVQPGLGTTMPEKAETTHFSVVDKWGNAVSNTYTINGYFGSGVIADGTGIVLNDEMDDFSAKPGVANMFGVVGSDANAIEPKKRPLSSMSPTIMTKDGKVSLVIGTPGGSRIFTSIFQVINNIYDFKMPLKEAVGAMRFHHQLLPPNTIFWEPYHPIEGELAKQIEARGYTLKGQDFSGDIQVIKIDGKTPEAMADPRGRG from the coding sequence ATGACTACGCTGAATCGCTTCAAATCATCCGCAGCCGTGCTCGCGACGGTGGCCGGCATCGGCTTCCTGCCGAACGCGCCCGCGTACGCGAAAGGGCCGCAGCCCGCGGTCCTGACGAGCTCCGCGGTGGCGGTGGCCGACAAGTACAGCGCGGATGCCGCGGAGCGGATCTTCAAGGAAGGCGGCAACGCGATCGACGCGGCCGTCGCGATCGCGTTCACGCTCGCCGTCACGTACCCGGAAGCCGGCAACATCGGCGGCGGCGGCTTCATGACGATCTACAAGGACGGCAAGCCGTACTTCATCGATTACCGCGAGCGTGCGCCGCTCGCCGCGACGAAGGACATGTATCTCGACAAGGACGGCAACGTCGTCAAGGGCATGAGCCTGTACGGCCCGCGCGCGGTCGGCGTGCCGGGCACGGTGGCGGGCATGTGGGAAGCGCAGAAGCGCTTCGGCAAGCTGAAGTGGAAACAGGTGCTCGCGCCGGCGATCCACTATGCGCGCGACGGCTTCGTCGTCGACGAGCAACTGGCGCAGCGCGGCGTCGACGCATCGAAGGAGTTCGGCGGCAAGACCAACTTCGACAAGTACTTCTCCGGGCTGAAGGCCGGCGCGAACTTCAAGCAGCCCGATCTCGCTGACGTGCTGACGCGCATCGCAAACGGCGGCGCGGAAGGCTTCTACAAGGGCAAGACGGCCGAGCTGATCGCCGCGTCGATGAAGACCGGCGACGGCAACGGGCTGATCACGACCGAGGATCTCGCGCAGTACCGCGCGGTGTGGCGCCAGCCGGTGCAGGCGAAGTGGAACGGCTATGACGTGATCACCGCGCCGCCCCCGAGCTCGGGCGGCATCGGCCTCGTGCAGTTGCTGAAGATGAAGGCCGACCTCAAGCAGGACTTCGAGGGCATCAAGCTCAACTCGCCGCAGTACATCCACCTCGTCGCGGAAATCGAGAAGCGCGTGTTCGCCGACCGCGCGCAGTATCTCGGCGATCCCGACTTCTACAAGGTGCCGATCGCGCAGCTGACCGACGACGCGTACATCGCGAAGCGTGCGGCCGAGGTCAACCCGAAGGAGCCGTCGGACACGAAGAGCGTGCAGCCGGGCCTCGGCACGACGATGCCGGAGAAGGCCGAAACGACGCACTTCTCGGTGGTCGACAAGTGGGGCAACGCGGTGTCGAACACGTACACGATCAACGGCTATTTCGGCTCGGGCGTGATCGCCGACGGCACGGGCATCGTGCTGAACGACGAGATGGACGACTTCTCCGCGAAGCCGGGCGTCGCGAACATGTTCGGCGTGGTGGGCAGCGACGCGAACGCGATCGAACCGAAGAAGCGCCCGCTGTCGTCGATGTCACCGACGATCATGACGAAGGACGGCAAGGTATCGCTGGTGATCGGCACGCCGGGCGGCTCGCGCATCTTCACGTCGATCTTCCAGGTGATCAACAACATCTACGACTTCAAGATGCCGTTGAAGGAAGCGGTCGGCGCGATGCGGTTCCATCACCAACTGCTGCCGCCGAACACGATCTTCTGGGAGCCGTACCATCCGATCGAAGGCGAACTCGCGAAGCAGATCGAAGCGCGCGGCTATACGCTGAAGGGGCAGGACTTCAGCGGCGACATCCAGGTCATCAAGATCGACGGCAAGACGCCGGAAGCGATGGCCGATCCGCGCGGGCGGGGGTGA
- a CDS encoding alpha/beta fold hydrolase, with the protein MIRSDATFDGTFPFAPHFDDASGFRMHYVDEGPRDREIVLCLHGEPTWGYLFRHLVTALSPTYRVVVPDHMGFGKSATPQDRSYWLQDHIDNLERFVLAHDLDRITLVMHDFGGPVGMGLAARHPDRIRRIVSANGPTPFGQTDLAERLTANGREAPWFQWIMRAAADDTLETVLGQLGFNILSTLKLNGFEDHAIITDTWIAAYGAPFAQPADCLGAIGWARGFAAGAHRFEEPDAAALRAIRGKPALAIWGDADRTLGAEHFLPLFTALFPSAPIERLAGVGHYCFEDAPDAIAARIADFIRTTG; encoded by the coding sequence ATGATCCGGTCCGATGCCACGTTCGACGGCACCTTTCCATTCGCCCCGCATTTCGACGACGCATCCGGCTTCCGGATGCACTACGTGGACGAAGGCCCGCGCGACCGCGAAATCGTGCTGTGCCTGCATGGCGAACCCACATGGGGATATCTGTTCCGTCACCTCGTGACGGCGTTGAGCCCGACATACCGCGTCGTCGTGCCCGATCACATGGGCTTCGGCAAAAGCGCGACGCCGCAGGACCGCAGCTACTGGCTGCAGGATCACATCGACAATCTCGAGCGCTTCGTGCTCGCGCATGACCTCGATCGCATCACGCTGGTGATGCACGACTTCGGCGGCCCGGTCGGCATGGGGCTCGCCGCGCGGCATCCGGACCGGATTCGGCGCATCGTGTCGGCCAACGGACCGACGCCGTTCGGGCAGACCGATCTCGCCGAGCGCCTGACGGCGAACGGCCGCGAGGCGCCGTGGTTCCAGTGGATCATGCGCGCGGCGGCCGACGATACGCTCGAAACGGTGCTCGGGCAGCTCGGCTTCAACATCCTGAGCACGTTGAAGCTGAACGGTTTCGAGGATCACGCGATCATCACCGACACGTGGATCGCCGCATACGGCGCGCCGTTCGCGCAGCCGGCCGACTGTCTCGGCGCGATCGGATGGGCACGGGGGTTCGCGGCCGGCGCGCACCGGTTCGAGGAACCCGATGCGGCGGCGCTGCGCGCGATACGCGGCAAGCCCGCGCTCGCGATCTGGGGAGACGCCGACCGAACGCTCGGCGCCGAACACTTCCTGCCGCTCTTTACCGCGCTGTTTCCGTCCGCGCCGATCGAGCGGCTGGCGGGCGTCGGGCACTACTGCTTCGAGGACGCGCCGGATGCCATTGCCGCGCGAATCGCGGATTTCATCCGAACGACCGGCTGA
- a CDS encoding winged helix-turn-helix transcriptional regulator yields the protein MNRRTTHEDSLCGVARPLDAIGDWWSLLIVRDAFDGLRRFGEFQKNLGLAKNILAARLRNLVAHGIMDVVPAADGGAHHEYVLTEKGRGLFPLLVALRQWGEDFFFEPDEAHVLLVDRKTGLPVRKLELRSQDGRVLGPEDTLVLPPPD from the coding sequence ATGAACCGACGCACCACGCACGAAGATTCCCTTTGCGGTGTCGCCCGCCCGCTGGACGCGATCGGCGACTGGTGGTCGCTGCTGATCGTCCGCGACGCGTTCGATGGCCTGCGCCGCTTCGGCGAATTCCAGAAGAATCTCGGCCTCGCGAAGAACATCCTGGCTGCGCGCCTGCGCAACCTGGTCGCGCACGGAATCATGGACGTCGTGCCGGCCGCCGACGGCGGCGCGCATCACGAATACGTGCTGACCGAGAAGGGGCGCGGGCTGTTTCCGCTGCTGGTCGCGCTGCGGCAGTGGGGCGAGGATTTCTTCTTCGAACCGGACGAGGCGCACGTGCTGCTGGTCGACCGGAAGACCGGGCTGCCGGTCAGGAAGCTGGAACTGCGTTCGCAGGACGGCCGCGTGCTCGGCCCCGAGGACACGCTCGTGCTGCCGCCGCCCGACTGA
- a CDS encoding TolC family protein, whose translation MFETRRTNRESATPDAGISLSRFSTRWNPRLATMTLFAVTIAGVAAHARAFCLDTAYQYASVHDPRYLQARSEYDAARQKFPEARAQMLPQAAAQLEWGRYGTHANLFGIDVSGSSNAAYGSAQVTQALFNVPYLYDMRRATEYEEAAKQKFEVAKQDLILRVANACFDLLSAREKLQSADDEVSALTRLESDTRRMAQLGMKTIGDTAEIEARRSLAQSDEALAQTDVDARRARYETLLGSTIDFSRWPRLAMRGSSPRIPSGDYAPQDNPAYRQAYRDVQVARLAAKRVSAEHLPTVDLFASYSRGLNPNLRGLTDRSDFHQSAVGVQVTIPIFSGGSVYYRQVEAEHVTEQYRNRLREVEEQLGTDHREALSALESVGKRIRALQQSLQAARLAYDASMKAHQVGYSTTYETLNLRRDISGIRQKLFDSYLDALKLQLKLKSVLGTLDEQSLIAVDSFLESNAASDRG comes from the coding sequence ATGTTTGAAACGAGGCGCACGAATCGCGAGTCGGCGACACCGGATGCGGGTATTTCCCTATCAAGATTTTCGACTAGGTGGAATCCCCGACTTGCAACCATGACATTGTTCGCTGTAACGATAGCCGGCGTGGCGGCACACGCCCGTGCGTTCTGCCTCGATACCGCCTACCAGTACGCGTCCGTGCACGATCCGCGCTACCTGCAGGCCCGCAGCGAATACGATGCGGCCCGCCAGAAATTTCCCGAGGCGCGTGCGCAGATGCTGCCGCAGGCCGCCGCGCAACTCGAGTGGGGGCGCTACGGCACGCACGCGAACCTGTTCGGCATCGACGTCAGCGGCTCGAGCAACGCGGCATACGGTTCCGCGCAGGTCACGCAGGCGCTGTTCAACGTGCCCTACCTGTACGACATGCGGCGTGCGACCGAATACGAGGAAGCGGCGAAGCAGAAGTTCGAGGTCGCGAAGCAGGACCTGATCCTGCGGGTCGCGAACGCGTGCTTCGATCTGCTGAGCGCGCGAGAGAAACTGCAATCCGCCGACGACGAAGTCAGCGCGCTCACGCGACTCGAAAGCGATACGCGGCGCATGGCGCAACTCGGGATGAAGACGATCGGCGACACCGCCGAGATCGAGGCGCGCCGCAGTCTCGCGCAATCCGACGAAGCGCTCGCGCAGACCGACGTCGATGCGCGGCGCGCCCGTTACGAGACGTTGCTCGGTTCGACGATCGATTTCTCGCGCTGGCCGCGGCTGGCGATGCGCGGGTCGTCGCCGCGCATTCCGTCCGGCGACTATGCGCCGCAGGACAACCCCGCGTACCGGCAGGCCTATCGCGACGTCCAGGTCGCGCGCCTTGCCGCGAAGCGCGTCAGCGCCGAACACTTGCCGACCGTCGACCTGTTCGCGTCGTATTCGCGTGGGCTCAACCCGAACCTGCGCGGGCTCACCGATCGTTCGGACTTCCATCAAAGCGCGGTCGGCGTGCAGGTGACGATTCCGATCTTCTCCGGCGGCAGCGTGTACTACCGGCAGGTCGAGGCCGAGCACGTGACCGAGCAGTACCGCAACCGGCTGCGCGAGGTCGAGGAGCAACTGGGCACCGATCACCGCGAGGCGTTGTCCGCGCTCGAATCGGTCGGCAAGCGCATTCGCGCGCTGCAGCAGTCGCTGCAGGCCGCGCGGCTCGCCTACGATGCGTCGATGAAGGCGCATCAGGTCGGCTACAGCACGACGTACGAGACGCTGAACCTGAGGCGCGACATCTCGGGCATCCGGCAGAAGCTGTTCGACAGCTATCTCGATGCGCTGAAGCTTCAGTTGAAGCTGAAAAGCGTGCTCGGCACGCTCGACGAACAATCGCTGATCGCGGTGGACAGTTTCCTCGAAAGCAACGCGGCGAGCGATCGAGGGTAA